The Pseudomonas sp. GD03919 region AGCGCGACCCCTGAGGTGGTGGCCAGCATCCGCGCCCAGCTCGGGCTCGACCAGCCGTTCTACGTGCAGTACGGGCGCTACCTGGCCGGCCTGGTACAGGGCGACCTGGGCCGCTCGTACATCCAGCGCAGCGAGGTGGCCGAGCTGATCGGCGCACGGCTGAAGCCTTCGCTGCAGCTGATGGCCGCCGGCATCGGCTTCGAGCTGCTGATCGGCATCGGCCTCGGGGTGATCGCCGCGCTGCGCCGCGGCGGCTTCGCCGACAAGCTGCTGATGGCCTTCTCCTTCGTCGGCGTGTCGGCGCCGCAGTTCATCGCCGCCATGCTCGCGCTCTACTTCTTCGCGGTGAAGCTCGGCTGGTTCCCGCTCGGTGGCTACGGCGGCGTTGAGCACCTGCTGCTGCCGGCGCTGACCCTTGGCGTGCTCGGCAGCGGCTGGTACGCGCGCATGACACGCTCCTCGATGATCGAGGTGCTGCACCAGGACTTCATCCGCACCGCCCGCGCCAAGGGCCTGAGCCGGCTGAGGGTGATCGCCCGCCACGTGCTGCCCAACGCCATCGTCCCGGTGATCCCGATGATCGGCATCGATATCGGCATTTTCATGGGCGGGCTGGTGGTGGTCGAGTCGGTGTTCGGCTGGCCGGGCATCGGCCAGCTCGCCTGGCAGGCCATCCAGCAGGTGGACATCCCGGTGATCGTCGGCGTGACCACCGTGTCGGCACTGGCCATCGTCCTCGGCAACCTGATCGCGGACCTCACCGTTCCACTGGTCGATCCGCGCATCGACGTCAAGAAACACTAACCAGAAAGAGGCAAGGAGCATGAAGCGCAAGGCAATTTCCCTGGCCATCGCGGCCACCCTGTTCGCCGGCCCGCTGCTGGCCGCCGAGCCCAAGGCCGGTGGCGACATCGT contains the following coding sequences:
- a CDS encoding ABC transporter permease, producing the protein MAPFILRRLGYSLLILLGVTLITYLLLFMLPADPARQIAGRSATPEVVASIRAQLGLDQPFYVQYGRYLAGLVQGDLGRSYIQRSEVAELIGARLKPSLQLMAAGIGFELLIGIGLGVIAALRRGGFADKLLMAFSFVGVSAPQFIAAMLALYFFAVKLGWFPLGGYGGVEHLLLPALTLGVLGSGWYARMTRSSMIEVLHQDFIRTARAKGLSRLRVIARHVLPNAIVPVIPMIGIDIGIFMGGLVVVESVFGWPGIGQLAWQAIQQVDIPVIVGVTTVSALAIVLGNLIADLTVPLVDPRIDVKKH